From Aedes albopictus strain Foshan chromosome 1, AalbF5, whole genome shotgun sequence, one genomic window encodes:
- the LOC134291334 gene encoding uncharacterized protein LOC134291334 gives MTPLEEACEEHFRYMVRLPVRNGMVQLLGDSFAVVQRRFWTIERKFAANSESKSEYVKFIEEYAALGHMELSPRVEIPQLILPHHATFCLDSSTTKTRVVFDATCKSSSLVAGHTSPMNLDSNPPLAPSNKVSKGEFPQFRIPQLADPKIPRRVLTNDFKSYTLHCF, from the coding sequence ATGACTCCGTTGGAAGAAGCGTGTGAGGAACATTTCCGCTACATGGTTCGCCTTCCGGTACGAAACGGAATGGTTCAATTGTTGGGGGATTCTTTTGCGGTAGTTCAACGTCGATTCTGGACAATAGAGCGAAAATTTGCGGCCAACAGCGAGTCTAAGAGCGAATACGTGAAGTTCATAGAGGAGTATGCAGCACTAGGCCATATGGAGTTGAGCCCTCGCGTCGAAATTCCCCAGCTTATCTTACCACACCATGCTACATTCTGCCTCGATAGCTCCACCACGAAGACCCGCGTTGTCTTCGACGCCACCTGCAAGAGCAGTTCGTTGGTCGCTGGTCACACGTCACCGATGAATTTGGATTCAAACCCCCCGCTTGCGCCCTCGAACAAGGTCTCCAAAGGAGAGTTTCCGCAATTCCGCATTCCGCAATTAGCAGACCCGAAAATTCCACGTCGAGTTCTCACGAACGACTTTAAAAGCTACACATTGCATTGCTTCTAA